One Candidatus Nomurabacteria bacterium genomic window carries:
- a CDS encoding prepilin-type N-terminal cleavage/methylation domain-containing protein: MISLRKENKGFTIIELLIVIVVIGILAAIGFVAYGNVTKSARDSDRQADASALAKKAEEYYASNGQYPGDIATLTAMEGVDAKTTTSPSGNAAQGGGSTLGACTTEPDSKANDFYCYIVVTDQSQMEIRYWKENGNTVESITGVNN; this comes from the coding sequence ATGATCTCTCTAAGAAAAGAAAATAAAGGTTTCACAATTATAGAACTTCTGATTGTGATTGTTGTAATTGGAATTTTGGCTGCAATTGGTTTTGTAGCATATGGTAATGTCACAAAGAGCGCCCGTGACTCAGATAGACAAGCTGATGCAAGCGCGCTGGCTAAAAAGGCAGAAGAATATTACGCAAGTAATGGCCAATATCCTGGTGACATAGCTACACTTACAGCTATGGAAGGTGTGGACGCTAAAACTACGACTAGCCCAAGCGGTAACGCAGCACAAGGCGGTGGCAGCACTCTTGGCGCATGTACTACAGAACCTGATAGCAAAGCAAATGACTTTTACTGTTATATCGTCGTCACAGATCAGTCACAAATGGAAATTCGTTACTGGAAAGAAAATGGCAACACAGTTGAATCAATCACTGGTGTAAATAACTAA
- a CDS encoding prepilin-type N-terminal cleavage/methylation domain-containing protein: MVDNKGFTMIELLVSSVVIAILSISVFSTYVAINSTAIFAKQKTIGTELATNQIEYLKSLPYDSLAVAGGAIPTSNPLPNTKTETVDNVTYTINTSINYIDDAYDGCATYPDIDTKNLLCRNLPSPTGAPAKDLNPADYKIANVKVLVGTKQVAELDTQMAARVAETDSTTGALIVKVIDSAGNAVSGATVNVANNTVSPIVDLNDSTDTNGIAIFYGLKPDTGNDYVITASKSGYSSLATIKPLGALSPNYASQNIIVQQSSSVTMTINPKGQHSLAVETVDSSGSPIGNMKLYMKGGVKKYSGTTDTSYYYDNMAPTDARVVSDGSGIITIDNLDPGEYIFCGDTGDTSCQIGTNPIQYLAAAVPYAGNVQIGPVQIPSYDALIHQPLPFHLMVIIIIKKCGYTLVQVVRFQE; this comes from the coding sequence ATGGTGGATAACAAAGGTTTTACAATGATTGAGCTACTCGTGTCTAGTGTAGTGATTGCTATATTGTCAATCTCTGTATTTAGTACATATGTTGCAATCAATTCTACCGCCATCTTTGCGAAGCAGAAAACCATTGGTACAGAACTAGCAACAAATCAGATAGAATATCTTAAATCCTTGCCATATGATAGTCTCGCCGTAGCGGGTGGAGCAATACCGACTTCTAATCCCTTACCTAATACAAAAACGGAAACAGTAGATAATGTAACCTATACAATTAACACGAGTATAAACTATATTGATGATGCATATGACGGGTGTGCCACATACCCAGATATTGATACCAAAAATCTTCTGTGCAGAAATTTACCGTCTCCTACAGGTGCTCCTGCTAAAGATCTAAACCCAGCCGACTACAAAATAGCGAATGTCAAAGTGCTTGTTGGAACTAAACAGGTAGCAGAACTAGATACTCAGATGGCAGCGAGAGTTGCTGAAACAGACAGTACTACTGGTGCACTTATCGTAAAAGTCATTGATAGTGCTGGTAATGCAGTTTCTGGAGCGACTGTTAATGTGGCAAATAATACAGTGTCTCCTATAGTAGATTTAAATGACAGTACTGACACGAATGGTATTGCTATATTTTATGGTCTTAAGCCCGATACCGGAAATGACTATGTAATTACCGCTTCAAAAAGTGGTTATTCTAGCCTAGCCACCATTAAACCACTTGGTGCATTGTCGCCAAATTATGCAAGTCAAAATATTATTGTGCAGCAATCATCGTCGGTAACGATGACGATTAATCCAAAAGGTCAACACAGTCTTGCTGTAGAAACCGTAGACTCTTCAGGCAGTCCTATTGGAAATATGAAGCTGTACATGAAAGGCGGCGTTAAAAAATATAGTGGCACAACCGATACAAGTTATTACTACGACAATATGGCACCAACTGATGCAAGAGTCGTGTCTGATGGGTCGGGAATAATAACTATCGATAACCTAGACCCTGGCGAGTATATCTTTTGCGGAGATACTGGTGATACCTCCTGCCAAATAGGTACAAACCCTATACAGTACCTGGCAGCGGCTGTTCCCTATGCTGGGAATGTACAAATTGGACCAGTACAAATCCCCAGCTACGACGCTCTAATCCACCAACCCCTACCTTTCCATTTAATGGTAATAATTATTATCAAAAAGTGCGGTTATACTTTAGTACAAGTAGTACGTTTCCAAGAATAA